A genome region from Nicotiana tabacum cultivar K326 chromosome 13, ASM71507v2, whole genome shotgun sequence includes the following:
- the LOC107830202 gene encoding oxygen-evolving enhancer protein 2-3, chloroplastic has translation MASTQCFLHHHALSTPARTSLVRGIVPSLKSNQLLVCRAQNKQSAPQQDNVNSVSVSRRLALTLLIGAAAVGSKVSPADAAYGEAANVFGKPKTDTDFQTYNGDGFKLQIPSKWNPNKEVEYPGQVLRFEDNFDATSNVIVAITPTDKKSITDFGSPEQFLSQVDYLLGRQAYSGKTDSEGGFESDAVAIANVLETSTAEVGGKQYYYLSILTRTADGNEGGKHQLVTATVNDGKLYICKAQAGDKRWFKGAKKFVENTATSFSLA, from the exons ATGGCTTCCACTCAATGCTTCTTGCACCATCATGCATTGTCAACTCCAGCTAGAACTTCCTTAGTTAGGGGTATTGTTCCATCACTCAAGTCTAACCAATTATTGGTGTGCCGTGCCCAAAACAAACAGTCTGCACCTCAACAAGATAATGTCAACAGTGTCTCTGTCTCTCGTAGATTGGCTCTTACACTCCTCATTGGTGCTGCTGCCGTTGGTTCCAAGGTTTCCCCTGCTGATGCTGCTTATGGAGAAGCTG CAAATGTTTTTGGGAAGCCAAAGACAGACACGGATTTCCAGACATACAACGGGGATGGATTCAAGCTGCAAATTCCATCCAAATGGAACCCAAACAAGGAAGTAGAGTACCCTGGTCAGGTTCTTAGATTTGAAGACAACTTTGATGCCACCAGCAATGTCATTGTCGCTATCACCCCTACTGACAAGAAGTCCATCACTGACTTTGGTTCCCCTGAACAGTTCCTCTCTCAA GTGGACTATCTGCTAGGAAGACAAGCCTACTCTGGCAAAACTGATTCAGAG GGTGGATTTGAATCTGATGCAGTGGCTATTGCAAACGTATTGGAGACATCTACTGCAGAAGTGGGAGGGAAACAGTATTACTACTTGTCTATATTGACAAGAACTGCTGATGGAAATGAAGGTGGGAAGCACCAGTTGGTCACAGCCACAGTAAATGATGGCAAACTTTACATTTGCAAAGCACAAGCTGGTGACAAGAGATGGTTCAAAGGAGCTAAAAAGTTTGTGGAGAATACTGCCACTTCTTTCAGTCTTGCTTAA